Below is a genomic region from Miscanthus floridulus cultivar M001 chromosome 1, ASM1932011v1, whole genome shotgun sequence.
TTTTTGGGCTTCCACTTACTCTCCTTGCAGTCCCTAGCATAATGCCCGACCTTGCCACAAGTGAAgcaatttttcttttccttcttcttcttctgtttcTTAAAAGGTGTAGTTATCTTTTGTTTGAGCTCTTACTTGAATTTCTTCTTGTGAGAATTTTAAGGATTTTTCTGCATCATATGGGCACTAGAACTTTCCTTAATAATTTTCTTGCCGCGGACATCCTTAGCTCTCGCTGTCTCTTCAACATCTAAAGAGCCAATGAGGCCGGCAATGCCAAACTCTTGTCTCTTATGTTTCAGAGAAGTAGCAAAGTCTGTCCAAGCCTgtggcagcttagcaataatgCAGCTCGCCATAAACTTATCCGGCAGCACCGTACCAAaattctcgagttcttttgccAGTGTTTGTATCTCATAAGCTTGTTCAACCACAGAATGGTCATCAACCATCCTGTAGTCATGAAACTGCCCCATGACATACAACTTACTACCAGCATCAGATACTCCATAtttggcctcaagtgcatcctACATCTCTTTACCAGTTTGCAGAGTCACATATGCATCTACTATGGAGTCTCCTAGCACGCTGATTATTGCCCTCTTGAACGTAGTATCAGCGTCTTGGAACGCACACTCCTCAGGAGTATGTGGTCCAACTGATCTAGATTCGGCAACAAAGTAGCAGTGCATAGCATTCAACCATAAAATGCATCTCTAACGTCACCTCTTGTAATGTGTGCCCTAAAAACATTTGGTTTCAGCATACCCACAAAGCCGACTACTGAAAAATGCCTATCAGGTTTTTAGATTGTTATAAATTTAGGCAATTTCAGTACCAGTTTAAACCAGAAAAATATTATCAAAATGTTGGTGACATCAGACATGTGCCCGTTTGATCTAAGTGTCAAGAACATGTAGACGATACTAATTATCATGATTTTAATCGCTGAAAATAGGGATGACCTACAACATACCccgcggcaccagagccggttGCGCTAGTCGACATAGCGCATGTTGGAGTAGTCGTCctgctcgatgcagtgcagagaGGTTGCAGTGTCGATCTGCCGCTGCCGCCACGAACGTCGGGAAGAAGATGAGGTTGTTGTACGATCGAGCAGTCGCATagtcgctccccaaaaacttgattgtcggtcttcacccgagcagatgAACTCACGAACGGCGCCGGTTTTGGAGGCCTACTCTCCCTATTCCATCCGCAGGAGATCAAGAGTCAGAAACGGAAAAGACGCTCACAGAAGGAACTCCCGTCATCATGAGCGAAAACTCCCGTAACTCTAGCCATTATGAGTAGAAACTCCAGTAACTCCTGTCATGCCATTAGGAGCAGAAACTCCTGTAACTCTCTCATTTAGGAATAGAAACTCCTGCCCATAATTAGCTTGAATGACAAAATCAATTCATGCACCGTATGCTCATGTGGCTCATTcttttctcaacttctcaatGTAGATAGACATGGTCCGCACATATAAGTCGAGTCAATATTCAATCAAAAATCTCGTATATGACTAAATCATATAGCACACAATATTTAATAGGGTCTTAGAATTATTCGATTTATTTAGATAAAATATTAGGCTTGGCCACATTAAATCTAACATAGTATGCGTATAGGTTGGAAAACTAGCTCTGTGAGGTCGCGTAGTCGCGCAGGACGACGGCAGGATCATATCGATGAACGCGTCAATCATGCATGGGATAGGGATATCAGATGTATACTTAGGATTTGATTGGCGTACGTGCGTGCATGTGTGCAGTGCAGGctaggaatggaatggaatgataGGTTCCAAATTTCCAATGCAACAATTGCTACTTGCCTAACCACTCCTTTCCGTAGCTCGCTAGTTTCTTCCTTGGTTTCAATTCATGCCCTGCACGTCGTCTACTGGTATGATGGATGATGACTACTGCGTACCACTCAGCTACTGGTAGGGCGCTAGATAGCCACTACTCCCCCGTACGAATATATATAAGTCCTCCTCCACATTCCTATTTGCAGCAGCATTGGCGTAGTAGAAGAACTAGAGTTGGTGTCCTTGGACACCAGGACAACAATAACAATGGGCAGGAGGCTGCCGGCGGCGGCGTTGTGCGGTGGCCGGGCGGCGACGCGGGTGAGGAGGAAGCGGGTGCAGCGGGCGACCTACTCCTCGCCCTCCTCCAAGCTCCCCGCCGCGGCACTGCCCAGCAGCAGCGGTGGCAAGAAGGCCggcagcgcagcagcagcagccggaggaGCAGGGGGAGGGTGCTACGTCAATGGCAACGGCGCGCTGATGGTGCAAGTGGGCAGCAGCAacaaggacgacggcggcgggcggcgggtcATGGTGCTGGCCGACGGCCGCGCCGAGGCCGCCGGCGCGCTCCAGTGGGCGCTGTCGCAGGCCGTCCGCAGCAACGACACCGTCGTCCTCCTCGCCGTCGCCAAACCGCCGGTCGCCCGAGACGGTCGGTGTCGCTCTCTCATGTGCCGTCGTCGCGTCGGCCATAAAATTGTTGGTTTCACCACGCTCACTAGAATTTCACTGACTATTTTTTCGTCTAAATGTAATGTTTCTGCAGCCGCCAGTGATTCTTGTGTCAAGATGCTGGGGACCAAGAGCCAGCAACACCTCGCCGCCTTGAGGACCGTCTGTGAATCAACAAGGCCAGAGGTACTCACGCACGCAAATGCTACGTGAACAATGTAATTAATTTAATTAATCTCCCAGTAAATTATTACTAGGATAGGATGGAATATAAATCTTGCCAAATCAGTCATCCCACTGTCTataatataaattaaacaaggCTACATTGTTTCCGTGTGAAATTCGAAACGAAGGTCAGCCAATGATGCGTGGGATGCGCAATGATTTCTTGCTGTCCACCACCACCAAAAGCAACAGCCACTTAGCGGATTTTGTGGGAGGCGTGGCGCTGGcgccaaaagaaaagaaaagagactCGCGCGGCAATAATGTTGGAGGAGTTGGGGATCCGAGGCTCACGCTCACCAGACGATCACAATTCACAATGCAGGTGAAGGTGGAGACGTGCGCCGTGGAGGCGGAGGAGCGCGCGCCGGCGGTGGTTGACGCGGCCAGGCGGCACGGCGCGTCGCTGCTCGTGCTGGGCCAGCGCCCGCGGCGGCACGCGGTGGCGCGGTGGCTGCAGCAGGTGCTGTGGCGCCGCCGGCGCAGCAGAggatcctcctccgccgccgccggcggcggcagcaTGGTGGAATACTGCATCGAGCACGCGCCGTGCGTGGCGCTGGCCGTGCGCCGGAGGAGCTCCGGCGGCTACCTCGTCTCCAGCAAGCACCACAGGGACTTCTGGCTCCTCGCCTAGTAGTCCCAGCACACTAATTATCTACCGATCAGTATCACCTCTTTTTGTTTTCTTGTCCCTTCAGTTCAAAACTGTTGCCGGCCTGCTGGTAACTTGATCAGAGCGAGTTTGCCTCTGATCTGCCCAATGATGCTGTAAAGCTAGCTATCCGAACGGCGAACAATCAAAACTTCAGCTTGTTCCAGAAAACTGTTCGGTGTGGAAAATGTTCAAAGATGGAATGTTTTGACTTTGCACAAAATTAGAATGGCAACTAATATGAAAAAAGAGGTACTATGAAACAGCTTTGTCGAATTAATTATTACTAACAGGGCTATTTTATGACAGTTTTTCAATCTTAAGAGTGCTTTTGTAAAGTTTACTGACAGTTTATTATGAACTGTGTAAAGCGATTTCAGTATTGAACTACCCAAATCATGGTCATGACGAAGCTAATCATTTGGTAATTGACTAAACAGAAGACCTGAATGATTTAGATAATGAATCACAACGTTATTCACACAAACTACTCCTTGCTGAAATTTGTACAAGACAAACTTAACCATTTCACTCAAAAAAAATTCCCCTTAGTCTCAAGTGCTGGGAACAAAAAAGAGTATGAAATCCCTAGTTAACGCATCATATTAATATGCACTAGTCGCGATGCTATCGGAGGTGAGGGCGGATACAAGTTTGGAACTAGATAAGGACAGGAAGCAACATGctaggggttagggttaggattgaaGAGGTGCCAAGATCCTGCCAAGCTTAAAAGAGGATCCATAATTAGGTTAGATCAACAAGGTGTCAAGCAGTAGGTAGCTAGGCCTGATCGCAAGGGAGACACCAACAAAAGGCGGAAGACTAGAAGCACGGTAGGTTGAGCACGAGGCTTGCCACTCTTGTGGAAGGCGGAGAAATGAATCAGAAAGAAGGAAGGGAGGAGAAAGGGGGAAAAGGGGAGAGGAGTACAACAAGGAGTAGGTGCGcctttctattttttgaaatttgagtctcatcacgcataaaacaattttgtcgcgtgataagactcaaattttaaaaaatagaaaatctttCAATAcgatgttggatgaagataatttttatatgtaaattgtagacctcgatgaaatctacaactttgtagttttgagttttttcatttgaggacactaagatgctcgaaaaaataatataaaatttcaccaTCATATTTTATcgtgtgatgagactcaaatttcaaaaaatagaaaacccttcaatacgatgtcggatgaagataatttttatatgtaaattgtagacctcgatgagacctacaactttgtagttttgagttttttcatttgaggacgttaagatgctcgaaaaaataatataaaatttcgacgcTCCCAAAAATATCAAAGTACTGTTCACCCATAAAACCGCCCTGAaagttgaaagttgaactttttcgagagttggagggccaaagttgtccagttttgaagttcgaggttgaaatccgaactttgctgcaagttggagggtataaattggacttaacccttaTTATGGGGGACATATAATTTTTTACCATCATAAGAAACACCACCATAACATGTGTCACTGACgcatgagtcactgacatggtattTTATATACCACTCCCATCGTAATGATGATAAATATGTAAATTTTCCATTATTATGAGGGTGACAAAGGGTATGATAGCAGCATTGGGCCTATCTAACCAAGCCTTTGGAGGGGTCTAAGACGGGACAAGACAGACAACTGAAGAATGATTTTTATGTAGAGGGAGAATTATTCTATCTTTGGCATGGCAGAAGCTCATATTGGATCAAATGGACATGAACCCGTGGGCGTGCATAACATGCTTGTTTAAACCGGTTGGCACAATCTTCCTAAACGGGTTAAAAAAAAACTACATTTAGCCATGATCATGAATCTTGTTCCTAATTAGTGTACTTTTTCACCTCTACTGGTTTGCTATGCCACGTAGGGGTGGGCGTTCAGTCCCTTCGGTTCTTTTGGTTTGGCATGTTCGATCTCCTGAAAAAAAAGGTTGAAAATTGACAACatgtaggatctacaggaagataaagaaggcctagagggggttgaataggcctgtaaaaattcaactcaaaactctgttagaacagcgggcggcactgccggccttacagggcggcactgccgctctacaaaaaataatctaacatagttgagatttaacagatatgaacctgaccccactagctgcttaatcctgcaatataacttcaagatccagttcgaagactggataccacagaaacttcacacaaatgtgaatcgagcaactaaaccctaacaacagctagcaacaaAGTAAACAGCAAGTATAATAAAGACGAAGCACGCAAGAtacaagatttatcccgtggttcagctcaccactaaggtttgcctaagtctacgttgttgaggaagccacaaaaggcttgagcttgccacaaaagcttgccttaccctcgttctcaaatcaagagagtgaactcttgaagtgaggggtgatttcttagctttcgaatgaggttacaaacctcccaaggttgccacacaagttggcaagcacaagggcgacgcctagccgactaggagcaagctccaagagtaacaaaccctagaaccgccggccaaacgtgaatcaaatgctcttagactttgggaatcagtggatctactctccaatcgagttttgttgtcttt
It encodes:
- the LOC136483019 gene encoding uncharacterized protein, which encodes MGRRLPAAALCGGRAATRVRRKRVQRATYSSPSSKLPAAALPSSSGGKKAGSAAAAAGGAGGGCYVNGNGALMVQVGSSNKDDGGGRRVMVLADGRAEAAGALQWALSQAVRSNDTVVLLAVAKPPVARDAASDSCVKMLGTKSQQHLAALRTVCESTRPEVKVETCAVEAEERAPAVVDAARRHGASLLVLGQRPRRHAVARWLQQVLWRRRRSRGSSSAAAGGGSMVEYCIEHAPCVALAVRRRSSGGYLVSSKHHRDFWLLA